From Phragmites australis chromosome 5, lpPhrAust1.1, whole genome shotgun sequence, a single genomic window includes:
- the LOC133919434 gene encoding vesicle-associated protein 2-1-like: MPRQCRREAKKSKANPLVSLFSFPPLVSSPSHFSSESLRFLVYFARTQFLEREVVAMGGGGTLISVYPEELTFLFELDKPCYCNLKVVNNSEHHVAFKVKTTSPRKYFVRPNASIVQPWDSCTITITLQAQKEYPPDMQCKDKFLIQSTKVAASTDMDEIPPDTFNKDVDKVIEEMKLKVVYTIPSGGSDDSGATSSGNRSFKAASDDLTMLKNASIDEIQTIQRLKDERDNMLQQNQQMQRELDVLRRRRSRKGDAGFSLTFAAFAGLIGLLVGLLMSLIFYSPPGSA; the protein is encoded by the exons ATGCCCCGTCAATGTCGCCGGGaagccaagaaaagcaaagCAAACCCATTGGTTTCCCTCTTCTCATTTCCACCCCTGGTTTCCTCCCCTTCCCACTTCTCCTCCGAATCGCTGCgctttttagtttattttgcTCGCACTCAGTTCTTGGAAAGAGAG GTGGTCGCAATGGGAGGAGGCGGAACGCTGATCTCGGTTTACCCCGAGGAGCTCACCTTCTTAT TTGAGCTGGACAAGCCGTGCTATTGCAATCTCAAGGTGGTGAACAACAGCGAGCACCATGTCGCATTCAAG GTCAAGACAACATCACCGAGGAAGTATTTTGTCCGGCCGAACGCGAGCATCGTACAGCCTTGGGATTCTTGCACTATAACGA TTACACTCCAGGCACAGAAAGAGTACCCACCAGACATGCAGTGCAAGGATAAGTTCTTGATTCAGAGCACGAAGGTGGCTGCCAGTACCGACATGGATGAGATCCCCCCTGATACG TTCAACAAGGATGTTGATAAGGTAATTGAGGAAATGAAGCTTAAGGTTGTTTACACAATACCCAGTGGAGGCTCAGACGACTCTGGTGCTACATCTTCAGGAAACAGGAGCTTCAAAGCGGCGTCTGATGATCTGACG ATGCTGAAGAATGCAAGCATTGACGAG ATCCAGACAATTCAGCGCCTGAAGGATGAAAGAGATAACATGCTTCAGCAAAATCAGCAAATGCAGCGTGAATTG GATGTGCTCAGGAGGCGTAGGAGCCGCAAAGGTGATGCGGGCTTCTCCTTGACGTTTGCTGCCTTTGCTGGGCTAATAGGTCTTCTGGTCGGGCTCCTGATGAGCCTCATCTTCTATTCCCCACCGGGCAGTGCTTAG